In the Psychromicrobium lacuslunae genome, GACGAATAACATCACGGCGCTCACCGACTGAGCCACCAGGCCACGCAGCGGATCCACTCGAACCAGCCGGTTTGCCAGCGTATAGGCAATCCGCCAGCCCCCGATCAGGGTGCCAGCTGTGAGTAATACTCCGGCGGCCGCCACCACCCACCAGATGGACTCGTCGGGCAAGCCGATGCCCAGTGCAGAAATTGCGAAGAGCATTAGTGCGGCAACCCGGGAACCGTCCTGTAGTCCATGCCCGAAGGCGACGGCGCTAGCCGCAATGCCCTGGACGCGGCGAAACCGACGGTTGATGTTGTTTGGCTGGGCGTAACGTGACAACCAGGCGAGTGGGAAAACCACTAGATAGGACAGCAAGAAGGCCACCACGGGGGAGATCAGCAATGGCAACACGACCAACCAGATCACCGCTTCGACCAAGCCGCTAGGTGGTTGTTCGCCCTTGATCATGGCAGCCACCGAAGCGCCGGCAATACCGCCGATCAAGGCATGCGTCGAGGAAGACGGAAAGCCTAGCCACCACTGATAAAGCCCCCAGAGCAGCGCTGCAACTAGTGCTGCGATTAATACCGCGAGTCCTGCGGTACCGGGGCTGAGCACAAAAAGCTGATCCCCAAGAGTGGCCGCGAAAGCGCCACTGAAGAGGGCGCCGACGAGATTGAAAAACGCGGCCAGGATTACCGCGATGGTCGGAGTTAGGGCTCGGGTCCGTACCGCCACCGCGACCGTGGAAGGGGCATCCCGCAGGCCGTTAAAGACGGTAAAACCAGCGGTCAGAACACAAACCACGACAAAAAGGGCGAGCGCCATGCTCAGGATTCCTTGACGATGATGCTGCCAACTCTGGTGGCCAGCAATCTGAAACCTCTGGTCACCTCAACCAAGTGATTGGCAAAGTCACGGTGCCTGACATAAGTACTAGGTTTGTGTTCCTGAAGTAGCTCCGCAGAGAACACCAAATGGGTGCGTTCGGCGCGTTTCGCGAGCCTGAGAATCTCCAGCCAGTAATCTTCCAGGCCGTCGAGGTCGTCGAGGGAATTCATCGCGTTCACCGTCAACTCGGCTTGCCGTGCGATCACCTCAAGCTGATCGGAGGCGCGAAGCGGGATCCGTTCGATCTTGTAGACCGCCAATAATTCGGCGGCGCCATCGAGAGTTTCCATAGCCTCATGCAAGATCCTGGATAGCGCGTAAATGTCCTCGCGTGGCAGCGGGCTAATAAAACTGGTGCGCATATGAGTGAGCAGGGCATAGTGTAGCTCGGTGGATTCAGCCTCGCGCTCACGGATCTGTGCGGTCAGTGCCGGGTATTCCCGGAGTGGTGCTCCGAAGATTTCGGAGAGCGTGTGTACGCCAAGGACCAGCTGCTGGGCCATTTGAGCGAGAATGCTCAAGCCAGCGCGTTCTTGGGGGAAGAGGCGAAACTTCAACGGGGGTCCTTGCGGTCTACAACTGCGATGCCGGGATGGGGCGTTCCCGCGCTGAAAGACATACTAGCGCCTCAAAGTTACCAACTGCGGCGTGCTAAGCAAGGTGACCGGCAAAACGGTTGGCGGCATGAAAATGGTGCCGAACCGGGAGCGCCTCTCGGCGTTAGGCCGCTCGAAGCGGCTAAAAGATGGAGCCCGGGGGTTCCGCGGTTCGACACCACCTTTAGTCTCCCGCCTTCGCCCGCCGATGTCAACGAAGCCGGACAGTCCTGGTCACAACCTGGTTACCGCGTCGTTGAGAATGGCTGTTGCGGAAACGACTGCTGAACGTTCAGCATCGCCCTTTGTTGCGAGGTATTCCGGATACTCCACAGCGCGATTCCGCTACCGATCAGCATGAGTGAGCTGGCGAAGATGATGCCGGTACCGGCTCGGTTGATCAGCGCGGAGTCTATTGCAATGCCGAACCGCGGAATTGGCAGAAGGCTTCCCCTGCTATACGACAGCAGATACCAGAGCCCGAACAAAAAGGTGACCACTCCGCCGATCATCAGACCGGCGGCGCTGCGAGCCGCGCAGGCAAAGGCTAGCGCCAGTAACACTAGACCAGATAACACCGGCAGCAGGCTAATAATCGAAACGCCGTCCAGGTTGTATCGCTCCAGGATTTCGGTTCGTAATTGCTCGGAGCCGACAGCGCAGAGCAGCAAGCCAGCTACGGTGAGCACAGCGCTGAGCAGTGCGCTGAGAGCGCCAAGACCGTTGCCGAACTGTCGCCGTCGCAGGATGGCGGCGGCTATCGCGAGCAGAATAAAGATGAAAGCCAAGCAGCCAGCGATTCCGCTCAGCATCGGATCGAAGCCTAAAGTTTTTATCTGTAATGAGTTGAGGAACTTGCGGAAATCAAGGTAGCTGCTCGGAGCCAACATGGTGATCAGCAGTGGAAGGGCCCAGATTGCCGCTACCCCCGGGGCGAGCGAGCTGAGCTTAGCGGATCCGCAGACCGTTGCCAGGATGACCGCGCTGAGCAGTATTAGTAGTAATGGCAACCAGAAGTTGCTGCCCTCGAGCTGAAATCGTTGCAGTGCCCGATTGAGTTGTAGACCGCCAGTGGCAAGGAGCCACAAACCGAGTGGCGTCAGCACCAGGCCGAGGAGTGCTCCGATCAGGCGCGGCATGGTCCTTGAGGGAGTTGGTGCGGGGGCGGCCATGGGCTGCGGAATCATGCACTCAGCCTACTGTTCCATCGAATGGTTGAACAGGTTTTTAGTCAAGTTCTCCACGTCGCCAGGCCGAGGCGGCATGCTCTAGGTCTTCGGCAGTTTTTACCAGTCGCTGCGCGCTCAGAGTGAGCTTGCTGGCATGCTCCTCGTTGCTGGCCTCACGCTGATCAGCGACTTCGGTCTGGCCGAGCGCCACGACTCGGCAAAACGCTGCCGAGCGTTCCAGTGCGACGTCGAAATCTCCATCGAAGGCACCCGAAAGGATGGCGTCGGTCATAGTTTTGAGTTCGTCTGCGCCGGGCGGTTCAGCGACCCCGGCCACTACGTGAGAAACCTGGGCAGTGTCCTTGCCTGCCTTGAAGTAGACGGCAACCCGTTCCGGATCGCGCTGAGTAGCCGCCCGGAGTGCGTAGAGTCGCCACAGTGCGCCGGGTAATGAACGGGCCGGGCTCTCCGCCCAAAGCTCGGCGATGACCTCAAGGCCTTGCTGATCGGCGAGGCTGACTAAGCGTGCGGTGACCTCTGGATCGTCATTGGCGCGACCGTGATGAACCAGGGCATGCGCGGCGAGATGCGCGGCCTCGGACACCCTGGCCGGGTCGGCGCCACCGGCGAATGGCTCGAAGTCTGCGGGCGCCAATGGCACCGGTCGGTGCGGCCTGGGACTGCGGTTTCCTGCATCTTCGCTCATGGTTTGACGATACTCCTGTGCGCCGACGTGGTCGAGGATGCGCACCGCTTTGCTCCCGCAG is a window encoding:
- a CDS encoding inorganic phosphate transporter; this translates as MALALFVVVCVLTAGFTVFNGLRDAPSTVAVAVRTRALTPTIAVILAAFFNLVGALFSGAFAATLGDQLFVLSPGTAGLAVLIAALVAALLWGLYQWWLGFPSSSTHALIGGIAGASVAAMIKGEQPPSGLVEAVIWLVVLPLLISPVVAFLLSYLVVFPLAWLSRYAQPNNINRRFRRVQGIAASAVAFGHGLQDGSRVAALMLFAISALGIGLPDESIWWVVAAAGVLLTAGTLIGGWRIAYTLANRLVRVDPLRGLVAQSVSAVMLFVGGFGLHLPLATTQLTTAAIVGAGANQRFATSNARLSGKIALSWLLTPACCAVAGGIFYLALTPLF
- a CDS encoding DUF47 domain-containing protein encodes the protein MKFRLFPQERAGLSILAQMAQQLVLGVHTLSEIFGAPLREYPALTAQIREREAESTELHYALLTHMRTSFISPLPREDIYALSRILHEAMETLDGAAELLAVYKIERIPLRASDQLEVIARQAELTVNAMNSLDDLDGLEDYWLEILRLAKRAERTHLVFSAELLQEHKPSTYVRHRDFANHLVEVTRGFRLLATRVGSIIVKES